One Beggiatoa leptomitoformis DNA segment encodes these proteins:
- a CDS encoding slr1659 superfamily regulator yields MNIETEDYKVMYDESLSTVTFQGFLQLNGMTEYAPITDLLNGIADKNPPHIKLDLRQLELLNSSGINMISKFVLKIRKIETINMSVLGSEDVEWQDKSLNNLKRLMPSLQLEWE; encoded by the coding sequence GTGAACATAGAAACAGAAGATTACAAAGTCATGTATGATGAAAGTTTATCAACTGTTACCTTTCAGGGATTTTTGCAACTGAATGGCATGACAGAATACGCGCCCATCACAGACTTATTAAATGGTATCGCCGACAAAAACCCGCCTCATATTAAATTAGACCTCCGTCAATTAGAACTGCTAAACAGCTCAGGCATCAATATGATTTCTAAATTTGTACTAAAAATTCGTAAAATAGAAACTATTAACATGAGCGTGTTAGGGTCTGAAGATGTTGAATGGCAAGATAAATCGCTGAATAACTTAAAAAGGCTAATGCCCAGTTTACAACTAGAATGGGAATAA
- a CDS encoding AbrB/MazE/SpoVT family DNA-binding domain-containing protein, whose product MATILQTSLVKIGNSRGVRIPKSSLQQLGIIDGKIEMELTDNELIIRPLRVARQGWDVQFQKMANNGDDTLLDESGLTTEWDSEWQW is encoded by the coding sequence ATGGCAACTATTTTACAAACTAGCTTGGTTAAAATAGGTAATTCCCGTGGGGTGCGCATTCCTAAGTCCTCATTGCAACAATTGGGAATTATTGATGGTAAAATTGAAATGGAACTCACTGATAATGAATTGATTATCCGTCCATTACGTGTAGCACGGCAAGGTTGGGATGTGCAGTTTCAAAAGATGGCAAACAATGGCGATGATACATTATTAGATGAATCAGGATTAACAACTGAATGGGATAGCGAATGGCAGTGGTAA
- a CDS encoding helix-turn-helix domain-containing protein: MSEAIDVLNRLATVLQAKHDADLARKLEVSTSTIATWKARDTIPYKICVDIARREKVSLDWLLNGEEFAIANTSPKMQAIMKLIADLDEGQQGKIFSLIQDEKRYTEMREQINQLNQLIKESKTA; the protein is encoded by the coding sequence ATGAGCGAAGCCATAGATGTATTAAACCGATTAGCAACTGTATTACAGGCTAAACATGACGCTGACCTAGCACGAAAATTAGAAGTAAGTACAAGTACAATAGCAACATGGAAAGCAAGAGACACAATTCCTTACAAGATTTGTGTTGATATTGCTAGACGTGAAAAAGTCTCGCTTGACTGGTTATTGAACGGGGAAGAATTCGCAATTGCGAATACATCACCAAAAATGCAGGCAATCATGAAACTGATTGCTGATTTAGATGAAGGGCAACAAGGGAAAATTTTTTCACTCATTCAAGATGAGAAACGTTACACAGAGATGAGAGAACAAATAAACCAACTCAATCAACTGATAAAAGAGAGTAAAACTGCATGA
- a CDS encoding site-specific integrase, with amino-acid sequence MQTWQHTQGIKAIHVFTKNTGERFGDIDRAFNTATKKAGIEDFHIHDLRHTCASWLAQRGVSMVEIAHLLGHSDIKLTHKRYVHLQIIYRRLH; translated from the coding sequence ATGCAAACATGGCAACACACACAGGGTATTAAGGCAATACATGTGTTTACAAAGAATACGGGGGAACGATTTGGCGACATAGACCGCGCTTTTAACACAGCAACAAAAAAAGCGGGCATTGAAGATTTTCACATCCATGATTTACGTCATACATGTGCGAGCTGGTTGGCACAACGTGGCGTATCAATGGTAGAAATTGCACATCTTTTAGGGCATTCGGATATAAAATTAACACATAAAAGATATGTGCATTTACAAATAATATACCGACGCTTACATTAG
- a CDS encoding type II toxin-antitoxin system PemK/MazF family toxin, with translation MAVVNVKRFDIFLVNLDPTVGAEIQKTRPCLIISPDEMNQSISTVIIAPMTTVTRVGYPTRVDCSFNGKSGQIVLDQIRTVDKKRLVKQLGCIQKAEQQVVIDVLQSLFAL, from the coding sequence ATGGCAGTGGTAAATGTTAAGCGGTTTGATATTTTTTTAGTGAATCTTGATCCAACTGTGGGGGCAGAAATTCAAAAAACGCGTCCTTGTTTGATTATTTCTCCTGATGAGATGAATCAATCTATTTCAACTGTTATTATCGCTCCCATGACTACAGTTACTCGAGTTGGTTATCCTACCCGTGTTGATTGTTCTTTTAATGGAAAAAGTGGGCAGATAGTGTTGGACCAAATACGCACAGTCGATAAAAAACGGTTGGTTAAACAGTTGGGATGTATTCAAAAAGCAGAACAGCAAGTAGTCATTGATGTTTTGCAATCGCTTTTTGCGTTATAA